Within the Tautonia marina genome, the region TGGAACTGACCGGACGCTACACGAGGCCCCGGACGGTCGATCTGGAGCAGGCCGCCCGGTCGATTCCCTCAATCCGACCCGAGTCCCCCGAGCGTGATTCAGCCCGTGCAACGGGGACGGATGGACAACCTATCAGCGAACGCTTTGCCCACTATTTGCCCACCGAAGGGGACGGATCGAGTCGGCCCGAGTCGGATGCCGTCGCAACCCTTCATCTGAACGGTGCCGTGGACGATCGGCGCAAAGAGAAACCCGAGACGGGTTTAGACGCCTCGGGTCGGGATGAGTCGGCCAGTGTCACAAGTGCCTCCCGAAGGACTCGAACCTTCAACCCGCTGATTAAGAGTCAGCTGCTCTGCCGATTGAGCTAGAGAGGCATGGGTGGTGAAGGAATTGGATCTTACGGGTTTGGGGCTGAGGGTTCAAGGGAGTTGTGGGAGCAAAGGGGGAGGATTTTGGAGGAAAAAAGGGGGCCGCCGGTGAGGGAGGCCCCCGGAAGAGGGGGGGTTAGCGGATGCGGAGGGTGCGGAGGTCTTCGTAGGTCTTGCCGAACATGTCGGTGGTGCGGATGCGGAGGGCGTGGGTGCCGGGAGCAGGATCGGCGGGGAGGGTGCCGCGCCAGATGTGGGGGGAGGTGATGACGTTCGGCAGCTTGCGGCCGGGGGGAGGGGTGTCGCTCTCCTCAAGGGCCTTCATGCGGAGGTAGTAGGGGTCCTCGACGGCGGCGCGTTCGAGAGGGAGCCAGGTGCCGGTATCGCCGAAGGACATCTCGACGGTCGAGCGCTCCGAGCCGCCGAAGACGTTGACCAGGACCTCGGTCGACGAGGCGTCGGCCGAGGCGACTTCCTCGGGGGCGAAGATGGTCATCTGGTGGCTGGCCGGAAGGCGGGCGGCGCGGAACTCGATGTCGTAGTTCTGGCCGTCGAAGGTGAAGACCGAATAGCCGTTCGGGGCACCGTCGCGCATCGTGGTGTGAGGAATGCCCAGCTCGTTCGGGGCGCCGCCCCACCAACTGCCGCAGGTGGTGACGTTGATGACGTGGTGGTGCGGCTCGGCGCCGTGGAAGTCGTCCTCTTCACCAATGAAGACGTGTTCCTGATAGTGCGTGTGGGCCGAGACGGACAGGGCGAACGGGCGTTGCTCGATCAGGCGGTACAGCTCGTGGCGGTCCTCAACGTTGACCAGGGGGATGTGCATCATCAGGACGATGAGCTGATCTTCGGGGATCATCGCCAGGTCGTTGCGGATGAACTCCATCTGCCGCTCGCCGAGTCCGCCGGTGTAGCGACCGCGGCCGCCCTCCTCGGGGATGAACCACTTGATGTCGTCGAGCACCATGAAGTGGACCGGCCCGTGGTCGAAGGAGTAGTACGAAGGGCCGTAGATCCGTTCATAGGTCTCGTCCGAAAGCTCGTCGTTCGGCGCATCCTGGTTGGTGTCGTGGTTGCCGATGACGTTGTACCAGGGAAGGCCGAGCAGGGCGATGGCCTGGTTCAGGGGCTTCATGACCGAGAGGTCGTCGAAGACGATGTCGCCGAGCGTCACGCCGAATGAGGCGTCGGTGCCTTCGGCGAGGATTGGCTCGATGATGTCGTGGGCGATGTATTCGACTTCCTGGATGTTCCTCGGCTGAGTGTCGCCGAAGAACAGGGCGCGGAAGACGTCGGGCTCGGCCTGGGGAGACAAGGGGAAGTCGACCGAGTCGGGCAGGGGGCCGGTCGGCTCGACACCGGGGAAGCGTGATTCGGGGGAACCGGCCGGCTTGTGGATGTAGTAGAACTGCGGCAGGTTGTCCTCATTCAGAGGGGTCATCCAGCCTCGGGGCTTGAGGACAAAGAGGATCGTGTCGTCGTCGATCGGCAGCGTGTAGCGGCCGTCGGCGTCGGTCTTGACGATGTCTCGGCCGTTGGAAACCTTGATCTCGGGGATGCCTTCCTCGTTGTCGCCGCGGAGTCCGTCGCCGTCGCGGTCGTGGAAGACGATGCCGGTGGCGGTCGTCGGCGCGTCGGACGGGGTTTCGTCGTCGGCGCGCAGGACGGGAGCCAGCAGCGCGGGCAGGGCAACCATCAGGGGGATTCGGAAGCGATGGAGGATGGTCACGGAGCACTCCTGATCGTGGGCAGGTGCAAGGCAATCGCGGAGAGGTCGGGGCGTCCGGTTCGGGGCCCGTTGTCTTGAAACCGAGGGCGGATCGTACCACGATTTCAAGAGGATCGCATGATCCTGGCATGTTCGATGGATGCAGACGACGATCGGCTCCGGATCGAGGGATCGGGGTCGCAAGGCTCATCGAAGGGAGATGCGGGGGGCTCAGCGAACCTCTGGGCCGTGTTCCGAGCCCCGAGGCGGGGCGATCGGGCGGCCGGAGGGGGGCGAAGGGGCCTCATTCGCGGGGCGAGCGGCCTCGGTGCGCCCGTCGGTGCGCCCCAGGGTGCGCGGATCGGGGGAGGAGGAGGCGTCGGGCGAGGGATTGCGGATCTCGCTGACCGATTGTGGGTTACGGCGATCTTCGGGCGAGGATTCGGGGGCCGGAGGTGGTTCGTTTCGGGAATCGGGCGGGGGAGGGACGAAGGCGGGACGCTCGGCGTGATGCGTGCGGGAGGTTTGCATCATCTTCTGCTCGCGGGCGTCGTTCTTGGAGCGTTCGGAGCGGAGGCGGGTCAGGGCGTTGAGGGATTTGTGGAAGTCGCGGAAGGCGTCGCGGCGGTAAC harbors:
- a CDS encoding calcineurin-like phosphoesterase C-terminal domain-containing protein — encoded protein: MTILHRFRIPLMVALPALLAPVLRADDETPSDAPTTATGIVFHDRDGDGLRGDNEEGIPEIKVSNGRDIVKTDADGRYTLPIDDDTILFVLKPRGWMTPLNEDNLPQFYYIHKPAGSPESRFPGVEPTGPLPDSVDFPLSPQAEPDVFRALFFGDTQPRNIQEVEYIAHDIIEPILAEGTDASFGVTLGDIVFDDLSVMKPLNQAIALLGLPWYNVIGNHDTNQDAPNDELSDETYERIYGPSYYSFDHGPVHFMVLDDIKWFIPEEGGRGRYTGGLGERQMEFIRNDLAMIPEDQLIVLMMHIPLVNVEDRHELYRLIEQRPFALSVSAHTHYQEHVFIGEEDDFHGAEPHHHVINVTTCGSWWGGAPNELGIPHTTMRDGAPNGYSVFTFDGQNYDIEFRAARLPASHQMTIFAPEEVASADASSTEVLVNVFGGSERSTVEMSFGDTGTWLPLERAAVEDPYYLRMKALEESDTPPPGRKLPNVITSPHIWRGTLPADPAPGTHALRIRTTDMFGKTYEDLRTLRIR